Part of the Cellulomonas taurus genome, ACACCCCGGGCACTACGTCGAGCGGGGGCCGCCACGGCGGGTCTCGCCAGGGCGGGTGGGACGGTCTGCGTCACGGGGGCCACTCCTTCGTGGGCTGATGTTGACGTCAACATCCGGTGCGGCGTCACGCTGCCACAGCGCCGGGACCGCCGTCAACACCGGGAGGGTCACGGAATGGTGACGTCACCATTTCACCCGTTCCGCTCGGATGTTCACGTCATCACCGCTACCATCGCCGCATGTCCCGGGTCTCCCGCCCCAACCCGTCCATCGCCGACGTCGCTCGGCTGGCCGGTGTCTCCGCCCAGACCGTGTCCCGGGTGTCCACCGGTGCCGACAACGTCCGGCCCGCCACCCGCGACCGGGTCCTCGCGGCGATGGACGAGCTCGGGTACTCGCCGAACCACGCCGCCCGCGCGCTGCGATCCGGCAGCTTCGGGACCATCGGGATGATCGCCCACCGCCTGGCCCGCACCGGCGAGTCCCGCACCGTCGAGGCCGTGGTCGAGGCAGCCAGGGCCGAGGGCTACACGGTCAGCCTGGTCGACGTCAGCTCGCCCTCCTCCGACGAGGTCACCGAGGCCGCCGCCCGGCTGTCGCACCAGTCCATCGACGGGCTGGTCATCATCCGCGCCGAGACGGCGACCCCGACCAACCTCGCCCTGCCGCCCCGGGTCCCGGTGGTCGTGTCCGACAGCCGGTTCGCCGGGCACCACCCCGCCGTCGGCGCCGACCAGGTCACCGGCACCCACCTGGCCGTGCAACACCTGCTCGACCTCGGCCACCGCACCGTGCACCACCTCGCCGGACCGGTCAGCTCCGCTCCGGCCGAGATCCGGGTCGAGACCTGGCGCGAACACCTGATCGGTTCCGGCCGCGCCGTGCCCGAACCCCTGCGCGGCGACTGGTCGGCCCGCTCTGGCTACCAGCAGGGCCAGCGGATCGCCGCCGCCGCCCGCCGCGACCGGATCACCGCCGTCTTCACCGCCAACGACGAGATGGCCGCCGGGTTGATCCGCGCGCTCTCCGAGGCCGGGCTACGGGTGCCGCAGGACGTGTCGGTGGTCGGCTTCGACGACATCCCGCTCGCCGAGTTCCTCTGGCCGCCGCTGACCACGGTGCAGCAGGACTTCCAGTTGATCGGGCACCAGCTGATGGACCTGCTGCTACGCCAGATCCGGCACCACGAGCAGCTCTCCGATCAGCGGATCGTGGTGCCGACCCGGCTGGTGGAACGGGGCAGCACCGCCGCACCACGGGAGTGACGGTCCGACGGGACCCCGCCGGCGACCAGCGAGGTGTGACCGACCCGACCGAGGCCCCGACCTACGCGGTGTGACCGGCCCGACCGAGGCCCCGACCGGCGCGGCGTGACCACCACCGGAACGAGTGGACCCGCGCCCGCTCCACAGCGCCCAGCCGGAACACCCCGGACCGCGCGACTCAGCGCGCCGTCCGTTCCGGTGCCACCGGGGCGTCCTCCGCCGGCCCGCCGCGCTGTCGAGGCACCGCCGACAGCGCCCCGATCGCCCGGCTCACCGCCTCCGGGTCCCGGGTCACCAGCACCGGGCACTCGGCGCGGTGGGCCACCGCGCGGCTCACCGACCCGAGCACGAGGCTGACGAACCCACTCCGTCCCCGGGCGCCGACCACCACCAGCGCCGCATCCGCCGACCGTCGCACCAGCACGTCCT contains:
- a CDS encoding LacI family DNA-binding transcriptional regulator, producing MSRVSRPNPSIADVARLAGVSAQTVSRVSTGADNVRPATRDRVLAAMDELGYSPNHAARALRSGSFGTIGMIAHRLARTGESRTVEAVVEAARAEGYTVSLVDVSSPSSDEVTEAAARLSHQSIDGLVIIRAETATPTNLALPPRVPVVVSDSRFAGHHPAVGADQVTGTHLAVQHLLDLGHRTVHHLAGPVSSAPAEIRVETWREHLIGSGRAVPEPLRGDWSARSGYQQGQRIAAAARRDRITAVFTANDEMAAGLIRALSEAGLRVPQDVSVVGFDDIPLAEFLWPPLTTVQQDFQLIGHQLMDLLLRQIRHHEQLSDQRIVVPTRLVERGSTAAPRE